Below is a window of Hydrogenimonas sp. DNA.
CTTTTATGAGGTGCACGAACTCGTCAAGCGCCATTCCGTGAGAGCTACCGGCTCCCGCCGCCGACTGTATCGACTCCTTCTCTATAGTGCCGTCCAGATCATTCGCACCGTACTCCTGGGCTATGAGGGCGAGGTTTATCGTTGCCGTCACCCAGTAGGCCTTCAGATTGGGGATATTGTCCAGCACTATACGGCTTATCGCCATCGTTTTGAGAATCTCCTGTCCCGTTGGAAAATCTGTCACCTTCAGATAGTTGTTCTCCCTCTGGTAAACAAGAGGTATGAAGCAGTTGAACCCTCCCGTTTCATCCTGGAGATCACGAAGCCTGAGCATATGGTCTATACGGTGGGCCCTGTTTTCAACATGACCGAAGAGCATCGTCGCATTCGACTTTCTACCTCTCTGGTGCCACTTTCTGTGGATGTCGAGCCACCCTTCGCTGTCGACCTTACCTTTGCAAATATAGCTTCGCACCTCTTCATCGAAAATCTCCGCACCTCCGCCGGGCATCGAATCTACACCGTTTTCGACCATCTTGTCGAGTATCTCGTCGTGAGTGATGCCGTACTCTTCGGCCAGAAAGTTGATTTCGGCCGCGGTGAGCGCTTTTATATGGATATCGGGAAGCTCCTCCCTGATGGCTCTGAACATTCCAAGATACCACTCGAGTCCGGCATCAGGATTGTGCGCGGAGACGATATGAACCTCTTTTGCGCCTCTTGCCCAGGAGTTTCTGGCGATCTCCACTATCTCCTCGATACTCATCGTATATGGGTTGGGATTCTTTCTGCCGGCACTGTAGGCGCAGAATTTGCATATATCTTTGCAGATGTTGGTGGGGTTTATGTGGCGGTTTATGTTGAAGTAGGTCTTTTTGCCGTGCAGCTTTTTTCTCTTCTCGTCTGCCAGCTCGGCCAGCGTAAAAAGATCCAGTTCATAAAGTTCCAGTGCCTCTTTCAGACCGATTCGCTGACCGCTTCGCACTTTTTCGACTACATCCATTCTGCTACCCCGGCGGAAAATTTTCGCTATTATACCCAAAAAGAAAAAGGTTCTCACGACGATGGATCTAAATATCGAGATAGAGTCTCTGCTTGAAAAAGACGCACCGGACTTTCAGATATCCAAACTTCTCAAACAGGCTGTAGGAGAGTATCTTCAAAACCTAGAAGAGATATTCAAAGAGACACAGGGGAAGGCCTTCCTGGTCCACCACACCCGCAAGATAGACAACTTCCTCTCCATTATCTACAAGGTTGTCCTGCGCAAGATGTTCAACGAGTTCCAGCCTATGAGGAACTCGGTGCCTATCGCGCTCGTTGCGCTGGGAAGCTACGGGCGTGAGCAGCTCTGCGTGCATAGCGATATAGATCTGATGATCGTCTACAAGGAGACACCCGGCTACAATATAAAAGAGATCATAGAGAAGATTCTCTACATCGCATGGGACGCCGGATTTCAACTCGGGCACAGGGTGCATGAGGTTTCGGAACTGCCGGATGTCGCGAAAACCGATATTACGATAAAGACGGCACTTATCGAGTCAAGGTTCATCATAGGATCAAACTTCATATGGATGCAGACGGAGCGTCAGCTCAGATATATCCGCCTTGACGATCCGAAAACCTATATTCTGGCGAAGCTGGCCGAAGCCGAGAGCAGACATGAAAAGTTCCCGATCTCCATGGAGCCCAATATAAAAGAGGGTATCGGGGGAATGCGCGATGCAAATCTCGTTTTCTGGATTGCAGCGGTACGTCACGGGGTCTTCAAGCTCAAAGAGCTGGTCGGAAGAGTTATAGACGAGAGTGACTATGCCGAATACCGGACCGCGCTGGAGTTCATTTTCCGCGTTCGTGCGGCATTGCACCTTAGCGCCGGAAAGAAGGAGGATACACTGCGTCTGGAGCACGTTCCGGGGGTCTCGACACTACTCGGACTGGACAGCAGGAGTCCGCAGAAGGCGCAAAAAGAGCTGGTCACACGTACATTCCACGCACTCGATACCATCAGGAAAAAGACCTCATACTGGAGAGGACTGCTGGCAAAACCATACCTTTACAACAGCGGCAATCTTGCGCTTCTAAGAAGCGAATTTATCGAGAGCGGTATCTTCAGATGCCAGGACACCCTCTATGCAAGAAGGGGAATGAAACCTAAAACCTTTCTATACTATCTGAAATTGATGCTAAAAGAGGCGCAGAACTTCCCCCTTGTCGCCGATGCCTCGTTCTGCCACCTGATAGATCTCACCGAAATACCCAAAACAAAGGGGAAACAGCTTATCGCCGCCATACGCCAGATATTCTACTCCCCATACAGTGCAAAGATAATCGAAACTCTCTACAGGAGCGGAAAACTTGCACAAACCGTAACCCCGATGAAACGTGTAATGTACCTCCCTCAGTTCGACGGATACCACCACTATCCGGTCGATATACATTCGATCAGGACGCTTGAAGAGCTGGATATGCTCTCTCACGAAACACTGAAGCCACTATTCGAAAGCCTCGATCGCGACTCCAAAGCTATGCTGAAACTGGTCGCACTGCTGCACGATGCCGGGAAAGGGCGCATCAGGGACCATCACGAAGTGGGAGCCGATCTATTCAAAGTGTATGCAAAAAAGCTGGGCTTTTCGGAAGATCTGATAAAAGAGGGGGTTCTTCTAATCAGGTATCACACCAGGATGACCAAAACCATTCATAACGAAGATATATACGACGAATCGACAATCTCGAGATTCGCGGCACCGCTCAACAGCCGAAAACTGCTCGATATGCTCTTCATTCTAACCTACTGCGATGTAAGGGCCGTCGGCGAGGGGGTTTACAACGCCTTCACCGACAGAATGCTGAAAACACTCTATTTCGAGGCATCCGAGATACTGGAAAAGCCGTACATCATAGATGAGACAGCAAAAAGATTGAGACGTGAACAGGCGTTAAAGAGAGCCGAAAGGTTCAAGGAGCTTCCGAAATCTTTTCAGAAGAAGATACTCTCGATAGAGTCGAACCTCTTTTTTATCAAACACAGCGTGAAAGAGATACTCGATATCACGGAGCAGGCGATAAAGGTAGAGGAGTATTCGATGAATATATCGGCTTCGGCCTCGGAAGCGCTTACGATAGAGATTTTCAGAAAAGTGCCGATAAACCTGGGGTATCTGCTCGGAAAACTGAGCCACCTGGAGCTTGTAGGAATGGAGATATTCAAACTCTTCGACGGTGTAAAATATTTCGTACTTGAGTTCAACGACACGATAGGACCGGATGAGCTTCCGACGGTGGAAGCGATAGTCCGCGACTCTTTCGATATGAGCAAGAGAATCAAACTGACAAAGCCCAGAATTCTCCCGAAAGAGATAAAGATAAACTGCGAACACTCGAAAAGCTACGCTACAATGCAGATCAAAACTTCCAATCAGCGCGGACTGATGGCCTATGTAGCCCACTACTTCGACAAACTTGGTATAGATATAGCTTCAGCCGTCATAACAACCAGAAAAGAGCGCGTCAACGATTTCTTCCTTATAGAAAAAAACGGAAAATTCTGCACGAACCAAGAGAAGATAATGAGAGAGCTTACGGAAGAGGAGAGGTAGAGCCTCTCCAAATTCTATCTCCGGAAACCGTGAGCTCCGGAGACACCTCTATCAGTGACCGCAGCCGCCGCCGTGTCCGCCGCCTGTGGAGCAGGCTGAGACGCCGGGAGGTGTAGTCGGCTGAATCGCTTCGTTGCTCACGCCCCCCTCTTCGTTTATCTGCTCTATCGTAGCCCAGAGATCTTCGGCCGCTTTCATGTAGCGCTTCGCCGTCTCGCTGTCGGGGTAGTGGTAGGTAATGGGCTTCCCTTCGTCGCCGCCTTCCCTTACCGCAGGCTCTATGGGAATCTGGGCCAGAAGTTTGCTGTCGTACTCGGCCGCTACTGCAGCGGCGGTACCGCGCCCGAAAATATCGCTCTCCGTACCGCAGCTCGGGCAGATGAACCCGCTCATGTTTTCGACCACACCGGCGATAGGTATGTTTAGTTTCTTGAACATGTCTAGACTTCTTCTCGAGTCGTCGAGAGAGACCTTCTGGGGAGTCGTAACGGTAATTCCGGCAGTGACCGGAACGCTTTGTGCGAGTGTGAGCTGCGCATCCCCGGTTCCGGGCGGCATGTCGATGACAAGTACGTCAAGATCGCTCCAGAGGATGTCGCGTAGAAACTGCTCTATCGCCTTCATAACCATAGCCCCTCTCCAGATGAGAGACTGCCCCTCTTCCATCAGTACACCCATACTCATAACCTCAACCCCGTAGGCGTTTATCGGCTTGACCTTGTTGCCGACAACTTCCGGGCGCATATCCTCTATACCCATCATACGCGGAACGTTGGGGCCGTAGATATCGGCATCGAGAAGCCCCACCTTTTTGCCCTCCATGGCAAGGGCGATAGCCAGGTTTACGGAAGTCGTAGATTTGCCGACACCCCCCTTTCCTGAACTGACCATAACGAAATTTTTAACCTGCGGAGCGATGTTTTTGCCGTGGCTGGATGTCTCTCTGGGCATTTTCGGCTGGATTATCATGGGTATGACCTCTGATGCTCCGGCCATCTCCAGCTTCGTCTTTATCTCATCTTCCAGCGCCTTTTTCACCTCCGGCGCACTCGATGTTATCTCTACCGTTACGGCGACTCGGCCGCCGTCTATCTCTATGCCTTTAACAAACCCGAAAGTTACGATATCTTTCGTAAACCCGGGATATGTAACGCTAGAGAGCACTTCTTTGACTTGTGATTCGGTCATCTACTTCTTCTCCTGAATATTGATTTGTGATGTTACGCAAAAATGGACATATATACGCTAACTCGCAGCCGTATCGAAGGCTGTCATATCTACATTGCCCTCGATGAGATCCTGGCTTATCTTGTAGCTGCAGAACTTCGGTCCGCACATGGAGCAGAACTCCGCCTCCTTGAAGACATCCTGGGGCAGTGTCTCGTCGTGATACTCCCTGGCTCTGTCGGGGTCGAGGGCCAGCTCGAACTGCCTGTTCCAGTCGAATGCGTACCGGGCGTCGCTCATCGCGTCATCTATGTCGCGGGCACCTTTTCTGCCTCTGGCGATATCGGCTGCATGGGCCGCGATCTTGTATGCGATTATACCCTCTCTTACGTCGTCCGCGTTGGGAAGGCCCAGGTGCTCTTTCGGCGTAACGTAGCAGAGCATGCTCGCACCGTGCCAGCCTCCCACCGCGGCACCTATTGCCGAACTTATATGGTCGTAACCAGCTGCGATATCCGTAACAAGAGGTCCCAGTATGTAGAAGGGTGCTTCATGGCAGTACTCCCTCTCGAGTTTCATATTGCGCTCGATCTGGTTCAAAGGCACATGCCCAGGCCCCTCTATCATCACCTGCACATCCTTCTCCCAGGCACGGAGAGTGAGCTCGCCCAGAACCTTCAGCTCACCGAGCTGCGCCTCGTCGCTGGCGTCATACAGACACCCCGGGCGCAGGCTGTCTCCGAGAGAGAGGGAGACATCGTACCTGCGGCATATGTCGAGTATATCATCATACGCCGTATAGAAAGGATTCTCCTTGTGGTAGTGCATCATCCATGCCGCCATAAGGCTTCCGCCTCGGCTCACTATTCCCATCTTTCTCTTCGCAATGAGAGGCATGGAGCGCAGAAGGAAGCCGGCGTGTATCGTAAAGTAGCTCACCCCCTGCTGTGCCTGACGCTCTATCACTTCAAGCATCGCATCGATCGTCAGATCCTCTATCCTGTTGTTGCAGTCGTGCAGAATCTGGTACATAGGTACGGTACCTATCGGAACATCCGCATGTTTTATCACTTCGCGGCGAATCATATCGAGGTCTCCGCCGGTCGAGAGGTCCATGATGGTATCGGCGCCGTATTTCTGGCACACTTTCACCTTTTCCACCTCTCCTGCGGCGTCGCTTGCGACTGCGGAAGAGCCGATATTGGCATTGATCTTGCACGTAGCGCCCATACCGATAGCCATAGGCTTGAGGTTGTGATGGTTTATGTTCGCCGGAATTATCATCCTGCCGCGCGCAACTTCGCTTCGCACGAATTCGGGATCGAGCTTCTCGACTTTCGCCACATACTCCATCTCCTCGGTAACGATACCCTGTTTGGCATAATACATCTGCGTTCTAACGCTGTCGTTTTCTCTTTTTTCTACCCACTCTTTTCTCATAAAAGTTCCTTCCTGCAGCCATTGAAAATCAAGTAACATCGTCTGCGACTGATCACCCAAAAATTATCACAAAAAAGATAAAAGCAAGCTTTTCTTGTGTATACTTTCGTAACACCAAAGCTGGTTTAGGAGAAAATTTGTCTGATTTAACGCTCATCCTTCTGGCGGCCGGCAGTGCTACACGTTTCCAAAGGGGTGTCAAGAAGCAGTGGCTGCGTATAGGATGCGACCCTTTGTGGCTCAAGGTGGCCCGCGGCTTTGAGGAGATGGACCTTTTCAAAAAGATCGTAGTCGCCTCCCATCCGGATGAGATCGCATATATGCGGCGTTTTGCGGACTACTACTTTACGGAAGGCGGATCTACCAGGCAGGAGTCGCTGAAAAGAGCCCTGGAAGAGGTCGAAACGGAATTGGTGCTTGTAAGCGACGTAGCGAGGGTCTGTGTTACGAAAGAGATATGTCTGAAACTTCTGGAGAAAATCGGCCCTGCAGACGCCGCTGTCCCTGCACTAAGGACGAACGATACAGTCTATTACGACGGCAAACCTGTAGACAGGGAGAAGCTGCTACGCATCCAAACCCCGCAACTGAGCCGCACCGATGCACTGCGATCGGCTCTTTCGAAAGAGGGCGAAACATATACGGACGAGAGCAGCGCAATTTTCCGTAACGGCGGAAAAGTTCTCTTCGTAGAGGGCGACGACTCGCTCCACAAGCTCACCTTTTCGGACGATATAGAACGCCTCCCCTGCCTGAAGGGTGAAGGGCCCGATACCGGCCTCAGTTTTACCGGCAGCGGGTATGACGTCCACGCTTTCGAAACCGGCAAGAAGATGATGCTCTGCGGCATACATATAGAGAGCGGCTTCGGCTTCAAGGCACACTCGGACGGCGACGTGGCGATACACGCACTGATAGACGCTCTTTTAGGTGCCGCCGGCATGGGTGACATAGGCGAACTCTTTCCCGATACGGATGCCGCATATGCGGGGGCCGATTCGGCCAAACTTCTCGAGAATGTGACACAAAAGATCCGTCACTGCGGTTTCGACATCGTTCATGCCGATCTGACGATAGCCGCCCAGACCCCGAAACTCTCCCCATACAAAAAAAAGATGGCCGAAAGAGTCGCCTCTCTGCTCGGCATACCGCCGGTCTTTGTCAACATAAAAGCGACCACGACCGAGGGGCTCGGTTTCGTGGGACGCAAAGAGGGTGTCGCCGTTTCGGCAACCGCCACACTGAAATTCAACGACTGGACAAAAAAATGAGAATATTGATCGTAGAAGATGAGATCTATCTTGCGCAGAGCATTGCGGGAAAGCTGGTCGACTTCGGTCACGAATGCGATATTTTCGCAACAGTCAACGACGCCCTGGCGCAGAGAAGATGCTATGACGTCATTCTGCTCTCGACAAACCTTTCCGGACAGGACTTCTACCCGATCATAAACAGGTTCAAAAACGAAATCATCCTCCTCATGGTCTCCTATATCAGCAACGACACCGTTACAGACCCGCTCAAATCGGGGGCTAAAGACTACATACAAAAGCCCTTCATGATCGAGGAGCTGATAAGGAAGATAAACCACTACCACGACTACAAAAGACTTCGGCAGGAGTGTGATCTCTACGAGGAGTATCTGGCCCACCAGATGAAAAATGTCCGGCTGCCCGATCAGATAAAGTGCAAGCTTCCGATCATGATAAAGACCAACTACCAGAAACTGGCCGACGCCTACGCCTTCGCACTGGCGAAAGAGCTGAAAAGACCTATGCGCTACCTGCCCCTGAGCGACTCTTCGTGGCTGGAGAAGCTCAACGGCATAGAGAGTGACTGCATCGTATATATGCCTGAGTTCCAGACACTAAAAAAGAGCGAGAGAAAAACCTTTCTGGCAGAGGTGGAGGGGAAGGATATCATAAGCTCCACGACGGAGAGCTTCGAAGAGGAGGGGCTCGACTCGATAGAGATGATAAGCGAACACAAAATTTTCGACCGTACCGAGATTTTGACCATAGATGACTATGTAAAGTTCATTATACATATATATCAGAGCAAGTTTCCCGATACCGAACTGAGTAAAAAGCTGGGAATCTCCCGAAAGTCACTCTGGGAGAAGAGAAAGAAGTACGGAATTTTCAAGAAAAAGTAGCGGGAGAGATACCGCAACATAACGACCGGCGGTCAAAGGAGATTTTTTGGGCAAAAAAGCTATATATATCGACAAAGAGGCGCTCTCAACACTTGCACTCGTGCAGGAGGGGCTGCTCAAGCCTGTCGACGGCCTGATGGACAGCAAAACGGCACAGGAGGTCAACCGCACCAAGCTCTACAGGGGCCACAGCTTCCCCTTTCCCTTCATTCTGGCACCGAAAGGGAGGCGCAACGAAGAGATACTGAAGTCTCTCAAACCCGGTGAACCGGTAGATCTGGTTGTAGACGGCAAGGTGGTGGGCCGGATCGAAACAGAAGAGGTGTTCGAGATAGACCCTCAGGCGAGGGTTCAGGAGATATACGGTACACAAAATGCCTCGCATCCGGGCGTTCAGGCCACCATGAAACGCCTGGGCCGTTACGCCATAAGCGGCAAATACCGCGTAGAGTACCCCGATCTGCGAAAAATAAAAGAGCAGATAGCCGTGGCGAAAAACAGGATCGGGGCAAAACAGACCAGTGCACTGATGATGGCGGCCAGACCGCTGCACAGGGCACACGAGAGGCTCATAAGAACTACACTCGACCGCTCCGATCTGGTGGTGATCTTCCTCTTCAAACCCTACAGGGAGGACAGTATACTTCCGTATGAGCTGCGCTACCGCTCGATGGAGTATTTCGTAAAGAACTATCTGCCCGCAAACAGGGTTATAATAGTCCCGCTTGAATATACATATATATTTGCAGGCTACAACGAAGTGATACTCGATGCTCTCGTAGCGCAGAACTACGGATGCGACGAACTTGTGATCGGCCAGAACCACGCCGGCCTCGGCTCATTCTACGACAAGAACCGTATTCAGTCGGTATTCGACCATATAAAAGGGTTCTCCATACAGATACACACCGCCCCGGAATACGCCTACTGCGACATCTGCCGCACACTCGTGAGCAGCCGCACCTGCCCGCACGGGGAGCACCACCACATCTCCTACCATGCCGACTCCATTCTGGAGCTTCTGAAAAAGGGGCTTCTGCCTCCCGCCGTACTCATCAGGAAAGAGCTTTCGGCGATGATTCTGGCACACCTCTTTCCGGGCCGCTTCGAAAATCTCGAAAAGATATACTACGACCTTATGCCCGGCTCCGGCCTCCTGGAGAACCAGAGCGAAGAGGACTTCTACATAAAGCTGATGAAGCTCTACCAGACAACATCTCTGAAGTGACGGGGGAAGATCTATGAACGGTTCGGAAAAACTCTTTCTTGCCGCCCTTGGAAGCGGACTTCTCCCGAAGGCTCCCGGAACATGGGGGAGTCTGGTCGGGCTGGCGACAGGTGCTTCGGTTCTGCATCTCCTGGGTGTCGAGACTCTCTTTCTGCTTACGATTCTGGTGACACTCTATGGGGTGAAGCAGATAGATATCTACGAAAAGAGAACCGGGATACACGACGATAAGCGTATCGTCATAGACGAGGTTGCGGGTATGTGGCTGGCTCTCTGTTTCAGCGGAGCATCTGCCGCCGCCCTTGTGTCGAGTTTTCTCTTTTTCAGGCTTTTCGACATCTGGAAACCCTCCGTTATCGGTAAAATCGACCGCGAAGCCCCGGGCGGCTGGGGCGTCATGGGAGACGACCTCGTTGCCGGAGCGGCCGCCGGGCTTGCAAGCGCTCTGGTTCTCACGGGGCTGCGACATCTCAACCTGCCGGTATAGAGCATGGCGCTTCCAGAGACTTTTATAGAGCGGTTCAGGGAGATCTACCCAGAAGACGCCGATGCGCTTTTGAAAACCTTCGAAACGAAAGAGCGTCTCTCTTTCCGCATAAACCCTATGAAAACTGATATCAAAAGTGCACTCGCCGAACTCGAAAAAGAGGGGACAAAGCCGGAGCCTGTAGAGTGGTACGAATACGCCTTCACCGTCGAGGCGGAGATGAAAGATGCTCTAAGCGGAAGCAAACTTTTCGAAACGGGTCAAATCTACATACAGAGCCTCTCTTCGATGCTCGCCCCTCTGGCCCTGGAGCCCCTTCCCGGCGAAACGGTTCTCGATCTTGCCGCGGCACCGGGCGGAAAGTCGCTGATGATAGCCGCCATGATGCAAAACCGCGGCTGGCTTTCGGTTGTGGAACCGGGCAGAGACCGCTTCTTCCGCCTAAAGAGCAACCTGGAGCGCGGAGGGGTGGAGATAGCTCACTTCTACATGACCGACGGCCGCAGCGTCGGAGCCAAATGCCCCGCTATGTTCGACCGTGTCCTGCTGGACGCACCCTGCACCACCGAAGCCAAATTCAGAAGTTCGGAACCCAAAAGCTATGCGTACTGGAGCGAACGCAAAATAAAAGAGATGTCAAAACTCCAGAACAGACTCATGATTTCGGCCGTAAAGAGCCTGAAGCCCGGTGGCACTCTCATTTATGCAACCTGCTCTTTCGAACCTGAAGAGAATGAAGCGGTCGTGCAGAAGGCTCTGAAAAAGTTTCCGAATCTGAAAATAGAGCCGATCGCCCTCCCCCTCGAAAACATCCGGCCCGGCCTCACCTCATGGAGAGACAAAAACTTCGACCCTTCGCTGGCACAATGTGTCAGAGTACTGCCGGAAGGGGCGATGGAGGGCTTCTTTCTGGCCAAACTGATTCTGCAAAATCGGTAACTACCTTTGCCGACCTTTTTGTAGAGCTTTCACAGTGTCCGTTTTTTTACAAATTATGTTACGGAAAAATTGAGCTAAGCTCAATATTTATCATAAACGACAATCCTCTGAATCCTAAAACCTGGAAAACAGGAAATGTGATTTCTTAGAAGTTATTATTCTTTTCAACATCTACCGCCTATTCAATACAATAAGTACCGATATTATTTGTTTATATTGACAATTAGTAGTTTTTTTTTATAAACTGTCGTATCACTGATATATAGTAAAGGTTGCGATATGTTTTCATCTGTCAGGCTTGTTCTCTCGGCCCTTATTTTGTCATCGTTTTCTGCAATATTTGCGGCAGATACAAATAGCTCCATAATCTCAATTTCAGGTATGAGAGTGACAGCAAATTGTGAATTGGTTGAGTCACAAAGGTATTTCGAGATATTTTTTTGGGCGAGCGGCTGCAAACTGCCGACCTACAAAGCACATATGGAATGGTTATTGTCATCTCCTCAGAATTACTCTTCACCGCCACCTTGTGAGCCGCCGGAAGAGCCTATTTTGTCAGAACTAGGTGAGCACCTGGATTCACCTGTTCCTGACGGATACGAACTTGTAGACGAAAACGTTACTCAAGTAGAACGCTTTAAATACAAGGCATATGGAGATGGTCAATTTGACACAATATACACAAATTTCCAAGAGCTTCATGGTTACTGCTACAGTCTTAGAGAAAAAGCATGGTGGAATGCCGACGTATATAGCGGCTTCATAACCAAAGAGTACTTTACAAGACTCTACAAAATTGTAAAATGCACCAAACCTGATAACCCTTTTCCGCTTCTTGCCGAAAACGAATATACTCTCTTTGAATGGAAGGAACCTGAAGATAGAAGCGGTGAATGTACGTCGGAACCGATCGACGGCAAGGTTCAGCAAGCTCTCTATTCCTGCAAAAAGCGCTTCAGATGCGTAAAAGAGATTCAACCGGAATGTCCTAGGGACGAACAGGTTGGTTCATATGTGGAACCGACAAACGGTATTCTTCATGAAGATATAGAGATTACCGGTACCGACTATACACTTCACTACTCAAGTAACCGCACAGATTCCAACGCGACTCTCTTTAAAAACTGGGACATTGATATCCATCACGCATATAAGAACGGCTATCTTCTTCTCGGCAGCGGTGAAAGGATAAATCTTGCTTCCGTGGGCTATGTGGATGAAGCCAACCGGACCGTAGTGCCCTACTCTTCACAAAAATTTATCTTCGACACCGACGGACGGCACATCGAAACCGTCGACACTCTTACAGGGAAGAGTATCTATCTCTTCAATTACGATGCCAACGGCACTCTAAGCTCGATCACCGACGCATATTCCGATACGACAACCTTCAGAAAAGATGGAAACGGCACAATCATAACGGCGCCAAACGGGCAGACAACAAGGGTCATCAAAGAGAGCACGGGCAATCTATCTTCAATAGTCTTCGAAGACGGATCCGCCTACCGGTTCATATATGACGGGAGCGGACGCCTTGTGGAAAAGATCGATCCGGAAGGAAACCGTTTCGAATACATTTACGGAGACGACGGCAGGATAGAAAAAACGGTAGATCCCGAAAACGCGTCTTGGCTCTTTTCTAGCAACCGGGACGCCGATGGTGTCGAAACCGTCGTCACAAGAGCCGCCGGTGATATCGTAAAATATATAGACAGATACCTTCAAAACGACAGTCTGACCAGTGAAACCGTCTATCCCGACGGGCACAGGTTCACCAGAAGCGTATCTTTGGACGGCAGCCGCATAGAGACCGGATCTTGCGGTATGCACAGGCTCTTTCTCTATGAGACCCGAAACGGCACTTTGCAAAAAGACCCCGTAACGGGCGCTCCTCTGCTCTCGCTCGAACGTATACAGACCCCTTCCGGTCTGCAAAAAGAGACTCTTTATGCGACCGAATACGGCAAGGATGCCAACGGCACCCTGACGAATATCAGAAAAACCGAGACAGTCAACGGCAAAAGCTACATATACGAAAGAGACCTTACGGAGCACAACGCAACCTTTACGACACCCGAAGGGAGAGTCACCAAACTCTTCTACACACAAGACGGCAGGCGCATAGAACGCATCGAAGCTTCGGGAACGACATACCCTCAGCTCTTTACATACGACGACAAGGGCCGTTTGATAAAACAGACGATGAGCTACAGAAGCTACGGCTACAGCTACGACGAGGCCGGCAACCTTTCCGAGACAATCGATCCGCTAGGCCGTGTCACGAGGTACACCTACGATCTTCTCGGCCGCGTCACATCCGTAGTTACCCCGCTGGGGAAAGAGGTGCGCTTTGCCTACACTCCAAACGGTAACATGAGGGTACTTACTACTCCCAAAGGTGCCGACCACGCCTTTGCATATAACGGCGTGAATCGTAAAATATCCTATAAGACCCCGATCGATGCAACGACCTCCTACCATTACGATCCGCAGCGAAGGCTGACCGAAATCGTGCGTCCTTCCGGAGAGAGCATCAAATACCTCTACAGCGGCGGCCGGCTCGATACCGTCAAAACAGCCGACGGAGATACAAAATATGAATACTCGTGCGGCAATCTCCCTTCGAAGATAAGCCGTTCGGATGAGACGGTCCGCTACGAGTATGACGGCACATTGATTACAAAGGTGATTTTCGAAGGCATACTCGACAAAGAGATTGCATATACCTACAACAACGACCTGCTTCCATCATCCATGGAGTATGCGGGCAAGAAGCAGGAGTACGAGTATGACAACGACGGACTCTTGAGCCGGGTGAATACTTTGGCGATAACAAGGGAGTTCAACTTCAGAGAAGTAACACACTACGAAGAGG
It encodes the following:
- a CDS encoding possible nucleotidyltransferase, whose product is MDLNIEIESLLEKDAPDFQISKLLKQAVGEYLQNLEEIFKETQGKAFLVHHTRKIDNFLSIIYKVVLRKMFNEFQPMRNSVPIALVALGSYGREQLCVHSDIDLMIVYKETPGYNIKEIIEKILYIAWDAGFQLGHRVHEVSELPDVAKTDITIKTALIESRFIIGSNFIWMQTERQLRYIRLDDPKTYILAKLAEAESRHEKFPISMEPNIKEGIGGMRDANLVFWIAAVRHGVFKLKELVGRVIDESDYAEYRTALEFIFRVRAALHLSAGKKEDTLRLEHVPGVSTLLGLDSRSPQKAQKELVTRTFHALDTIRKKTSYWRGLLAKPYLYNSGNLALLRSEFIESGIFRCQDTLYARRGMKPKTFLYYLKLMLKEAQNFPLVADASFCHLIDLTEIPKTKGKQLIAAIRQIFYSPYSAKIIETLYRSGKLAQTVTPMKRVMYLPQFDGYHHYPVDIHSIRTLEELDMLSHETLKPLFESLDRDSKAMLKLVALLHDAGKGRIRDHHEVGADLFKVYAKKLGFSEDLIKEGVLLIRYHTRMTKTIHNEDIYDESTISRFAAPLNSRKLLDMLFILTYCDVRAVGEGVYNAFTDRMLKTLYFEASEILEKPYIIDETAKRLRREQALKRAERFKELPKSFQKKILSIESNLFFIKHSVKEILDITEQAIKVEEYSMNISASASEALTIEIFRKVPINLGYLLGKLSHLELVGMEIFKLFDGVKYFVLEFNDTIGPDELPTVEAIVRDSFDMSKRIKLTKPRILPKEIKINCEHSKSYATMQIKTSNQRGLMAYVAHYFDKLGIDIASAVITTRKERVNDFFLIEKNGKFCTNQEKIMRELTEEER
- a CDS encoding putative ATP/GTP-binding protein, with the protein product MTESQVKEVLSSVTYPGFTKDIVTFGFVKGIEIDGGRVAVTVEITSSAPEVKKALEDEIKTKLEMAGASEVIPMIIQPKMPRETSSHGKNIAPQVKNFVMVSSGKGGVGKSTTSVNLAIALAMEGKKVGLLDADIYGPNVPRMMGIEDMRPEVVGNKVKPINAYGVEVMSMGVLMEEGQSLIWRGAMVMKAIEQFLRDILWSDLDVLVIDMPPGTGDAQLTLAQSVPVTAGITVTTPQKVSLDDSRRSLDMFKKLNIPIAGVVENMSGFICPSCGTESDIFGRGTAAAVAAEYDSKLLAQIPIEPAVREGGDEGKPITYHYPDSETAKRYMKAAEDLWATIEQINEEGGVSNEAIQPTTPPGVSACSTGGGHGGGCGH
- a CDS encoding Gene SCO4494, often clustered with other genes in menaquinone via futalosine pathway is translated as MRTFFFLGIIAKIFRRGSRMDVVEKVRSGQRIGLKEALELYELDLFTLAELADEKRKKLHGKKTYFNINRHINPTNICKDICKFCAYSAGRKNPNPYTMSIEEIVEIARNSWARGAKEVHIVSAHNPDAGLEWYLGMFRAIREELPDIHIKALTAAEINFLAEEYGITHDEILDKMVENGVDSMPGGGAEIFDEEVRSYICKGKVDSEGWLDIHRKWHQRGRKSNATMLFGHVENRAHRIDHMLRLRDLQDETGGFNCFIPLVYQRENNYLKVTDFPTGQEILKTMAISRIVLDNIPNLKAYWVTATINLALIAQEYGANDLDGTIEKESIQSAAGAGSSHGMALDEFVHLIKDSGFIPVERDSLYNELKVW